The Paenibacillus sp. FSL R7-0204 genome includes a region encoding these proteins:
- a CDS encoding response regulator transcription factor codes for MRILLVEDEQRLSEALVYILNKNNITVDVANDGIIGQGMAEMGGYDVIVLDRMLPGKEGVDILKYLRSIQIKTPVIIVTAKDAVESRVEGLNAGADDYLIKPFSVDEFVARVRALGRRSEAAFTDNKVKIAALTFDPLLGEAICDSTTIKFTQKEAQLLDLLIRNQGHVLTKEQILERVWGFDTDVEMSSVEIYIYYLRKKLIPKACGITINTVRGVGYCLKEA; via the coding sequence GTGAGGATTTTATTAGTGGAAGATGAGCAGAGACTTTCCGAAGCCTTAGTGTATATTTTGAATAAGAATAATATTACGGTGGATGTAGCGAATGACGGAATTATAGGTCAAGGTATGGCTGAGATGGGAGGGTATGATGTAATTGTTTTGGATCGGATGCTTCCTGGCAAGGAGGGAGTAGATATTTTGAAATATCTGCGCTCCATCCAAATTAAGACTCCTGTGATTATCGTGACGGCTAAAGATGCCGTGGAGTCCAGGGTAGAGGGACTGAATGCAGGGGCCGATGATTATCTGATCAAGCCATTCTCCGTGGATGAGTTCGTAGCCAGAGTACGGGCGCTCGGTAGGCGCTCTGAAGCTGCTTTTACAGACAATAAGGTCAAGATTGCCGCACTAACTTTTGATCCGTTGCTGGGTGAAGCTATCTGTGATTCTACTACTATAAAATTCACACAAAAAGAGGCACAACTGTTGGATTTGCTTATCCGTAATCAAGGACATGTGCTGACCAAAGAACAAATCCTGGAGCGGGTCTGGGGATTCGATACTGACGTCGAGATGAGCAGCGTGGAAATCTATATCTATTATTTACGTAAGAAGCTGATCCCCAAGGCATGTGGAATTACCATTAATACCGTGCGGGGCGTGGGCTACTGCCTGAAGGAGGCCTAA
- a CDS encoding sensor histidine kinase, translating into MLQKVRWRLTFINITVIGSIVLLFSLAIYWKSPRNHDALFPLLYKSLPLLLITLLLVFLGSWFIAGKALVPARKAWQRQIDFTADASHELRTPITVIQTNLELVLGNPEETVESQKKWLDNIFMENKRMTHLVNDLLMLSRADANEHPFSLVWMDLDQVLLEALIPFEPHAANADVTLVFDLEPNTYCWGDPEKLKQLIIILMDNALRYTDRSGQITVQMVKKDKTVELSVADSGVGIEAEHLEKIFDRFYRVDKARSRDGGGSGLGLAIAKWIVTKHHGHIRAVSSPGEGTAFQITLPVVRT; encoded by the coding sequence ATGCTTCAAAAGGTCAGATGGAGATTAACATTTATTAATATCACAGTAATAGGCAGTATAGTGTTATTGTTCTCACTGGCGATTTACTGGAAATCACCCCGCAATCATGATGCTTTGTTTCCTTTGCTGTATAAATCACTTCCACTTCTCCTCATTACGTTACTTCTGGTATTTCTGGGGAGCTGGTTCATTGCTGGGAAAGCGTTGGTTCCGGCGAGAAAGGCATGGCAGAGACAAATTGATTTCACAGCGGATGCTTCGCACGAACTGCGTACGCCAATCACTGTTATTCAGACGAATCTGGAGCTTGTGTTGGGCAACCCTGAGGAGACCGTTGAGAGCCAGAAAAAGTGGCTGGATAATATCTTCATGGAGAATAAAAGAATGACCCATCTGGTTAACGATCTACTGATGCTTTCACGTGCAGATGCCAATGAGCATCCCTTCTCCCTGGTGTGGATGGATCTGGATCAAGTTCTTCTTGAAGCGCTTATCCCTTTTGAACCTCATGCAGCTAATGCAGACGTTACCTTAGTTTTCGATCTTGAACCGAATACATACTGCTGGGGAGACCCAGAGAAATTAAAGCAGTTAATCATTATTTTAATGGATAACGCTCTTCGTTACACTGACCGATCCGGCCAAATTACAGTTCAAATGGTCAAGAAAGACAAGACTGTAGAACTGTCAGTGGCCGATTCCGGTGTGGGAATAGAAGCGGAACATCTGGAGAAGATTTTTGACCGCTTTTACAGGGTTGATAAAGCCAGATCAAGAGACGGTGGGGGATCCGGTCTTGGGCTTGCTATCGCCAAGTGGATTGTGACGAAGCATCACGGACATATTCGGGCAGTAAGCAGCCCGGGGGAAGGGACAGCTTTTCAAATAACTTTGCCGGTGGTTAGAACTTAA
- a CDS encoding LytR/AlgR family response regulator transcription factor, whose product MKERYSCIVAEDDYHVRKQLIQAALGAGLNLLDSVSSGTRLMESVMKYKPDIIITDILLDRMDGLSACSNLIKQGFPLQIIVVSNSFLPEHYSIGFELNLVDFINKPIQEARLDKALRQAKTNLNEQRLLNQLLHEKAHLINIKQRYYDIDVNEDHILFIEKTDKRLFKIYMANNSVIETSTNLEQIKEQCSPNIFIPHRSYLANIIHIQAVIPFPSIPGNHEIIYPDSHYRVPLTRRNYATYNLLKNSLL is encoded by the coding sequence ATGAAAGAACGATATTCTTGTATTGTTGCAGAAGATGACTATCATGTAAGAAAACAATTAATTCAGGCTGCCTTAGGTGCAGGACTCAATCTGCTGGATAGCGTCTCCTCGGGAACAAGATTAATGGAAAGTGTAATGAAGTACAAACCTGATATCATTATTACCGATATTCTTTTGGACAGAATGGATGGTTTATCCGCTTGCAGCAATCTAATCAAACAAGGATTTCCGCTGCAAATTATTGTGGTTTCAAACTCTTTTTTGCCCGAACATTACAGTATTGGATTTGAACTGAATCTGGTGGACTTTATCAACAAGCCTATACAGGAAGCCCGACTGGACAAGGCTCTCAGGCAAGCCAAAACCAACCTTAATGAACAAAGACTTCTCAACCAGTTGCTACACGAAAAAGCACATTTGATCAATATTAAACAACGATATTACGACATAGATGTTAATGAAGACCATATTTTATTTATAGAAAAGACAGACAAACGATTATTCAAAATTTATATGGCCAATAATTCTGTCATAGAGACCAGTACGAATCTGGAGCAGATCAAAGAGCAATGTTCTCCTAATATATTCATTCCCCACCGTAGCTATCTGGCCAATATTATACATATACAAGCAGTTATTCCGTTCCCCTCTATACCGGGAAATCACGAAATTATCTATCCAGACAGTCATTACAGGGTACCCTTGACCAGAAGGAACTACGCAACTTACAACCTATTAAAAAACAGCCTTCTGTAA
- a CDS encoding ATP-binding protein, with protein MLKHMVYICVFIFIIVCLENGGYFLVHSSHTTSSFVVLDKPEYRLGDSPYDESGVPVWTYLDKTPWEISSSTFLSRARETEEQYVWFKIKLPDAAWKHPYLYIYRVHDRFEVYSNNKLQYASSDLKPSQQSSASWTSHYIELDEELLGHDVFFRVNSNSRHLGFEPKIMIGTNSSVIRELFYGDLDNYAAGVILGFVGFLALFFFFRYKKEPSLLHLSLFSVSGGIIAVTEQVQTRFLWNTPVLDSYLHITAISFICVPFLSLVEMMYQKQTIKNKVIRVLKQGAILLFFFVITLMCFDMELLDRINYHILFSVFVFVVFSILSVTLSLSLIKRTMDQELIILSYGVFVFLLINMKDHIDHLLHSFIFLPGRGMNLQPHPVQISLPWSLLCMMMTFSIFLYRRFSKISDQNKLYLMKLEEQNEELRELNTMKDDFLFKTSHALLAPLKGMIGVADSLIEGRSGYLDEVIKKSLSMIVISGKRLTNLVDGILDFTKLKYEITTLDRKAISLREIAELVILSCRTQLQGKPVKIANRIDPNVPLVDADEGRVQQIIYYLIETAIKSTNWGNIEISSKVIEGYVQIEIRDTGVGITPERCEIIESCVEADTQFFADGGGEEVGLVIAKHLVQSHGGDFHLISDLGAGTTVIFTLPIFSEPNGCSVHLPEEGIAADTYDMTDPAAEHNLPNDAGYSQKTFILIVDDEPINAQALLNFLSSEQYLVMFALSGSEAIELINKGFEPDLIISDIMMPQMSGFELSQRLRQMYSPRDLPIIMLASSNLEQDLAKGLDAGVNDYLVKPVSKQELLARIKMHTQLTKSNKNIELMLSERISRIRNMLDHAGQGFLQFEDDLQVQADYSRECLAIFGFSIEQYDFPRLICPHHAENQQFVRDLLKKLFHSQLKKNQLDTYLTLLPDTYEVDDLLYRIQYRFFTCKQTNKKICLVTIKDITQQRLLEQQLEKERQQLRMIVQVRSNHNLFCDYLQQYREYSLSLNYLIEGRHELLLEEVMGIYKTIHTFKGYFKSFHMHTSSSNIYEMEKRLYEFTRRAHKEQGDLTTIIDELKLFDTWIQKDMELLEEIFGETFLEQAHVSGNETTSLKSISEVTDLNSKELLTLAREIGKNINPLVVTGADIEINVDLHRGISQILTHLLRNCIVHGIEISGERISRGKSPYGTIQCHFSLHHDNERLHCIIMDDGQGIREDLVKNIFEEGVTTSFGLNSYAGHGLGLSVVKELIERLNGSITVITEPGAGTEMLIDLPYLIHDYSRRKLNVY; from the coding sequence ATGCTCAAGCATATGGTATATATTTGTGTGTTTATTTTTATCATTGTTTGTTTGGAAAATGGAGGATATTTTCTTGTTCATAGTAGTCATACCACTTCCTCTTTTGTAGTACTGGACAAGCCGGAGTACCGTCTTGGCGATTCCCCTTATGATGAAAGCGGAGTACCTGTGTGGACCTATCTGGACAAAACTCCGTGGGAGATTTCTAGCTCAACGTTCCTATCCAGAGCACGAGAAACAGAAGAACAGTATGTATGGTTTAAAATTAAACTTCCAGATGCAGCTTGGAAGCATCCTTATCTGTATATTTACCGGGTTCATGATAGGTTCGAAGTATACTCTAACAATAAGCTGCAGTATGCTTCCAGTGATTTGAAGCCGTCTCAACAATCATCTGCCAGCTGGACTTCGCATTATATTGAATTAGATGAAGAATTGCTGGGACACGATGTTTTTTTTCGTGTCAATTCAAATAGCCGACATCTTGGGTTTGAGCCCAAAATAATGATAGGCACTAATTCGAGTGTAATTAGAGAGCTTTTCTATGGGGATCTTGATAACTACGCGGCTGGTGTCATTCTAGGTTTTGTGGGTTTTTTGGCACTCTTCTTTTTTTTTCGATACAAAAAAGAACCTTCACTACTACATCTATCATTGTTTTCTGTAAGTGGTGGCATTATTGCTGTCACTGAGCAGGTGCAGACCCGTTTTTTGTGGAACACTCCGGTGCTGGATTCTTATCTCCATATTACAGCTATTTCTTTTATATGCGTTCCCTTTCTCTCGCTTGTAGAAATGATGTACCAGAAGCAGACGATTAAAAATAAAGTAATAAGAGTGTTAAAGCAAGGAGCTATTCTGCTGTTCTTTTTCGTAATCACATTGATGTGTTTTGATATGGAGCTACTGGACAGAATTAATTATCACATCTTGTTTTCTGTCTTTGTTTTTGTTGTGTTTTCAATTCTGAGTGTTACCTTGAGCCTTTCTCTAATCAAAAGAACAATGGATCAGGAATTGATTATATTAAGCTATGGCGTATTCGTATTTCTGCTAATCAATATGAAAGATCACATTGATCACCTCTTGCATTCTTTTATTTTTCTTCCGGGAAGAGGCATGAATTTGCAGCCTCATCCGGTACAAATTTCCTTGCCCTGGTCCTTATTGTGTATGATGATGACTTTTTCCATATTTCTGTACAGACGCTTTTCGAAAATTTCTGATCAAAATAAGCTATATTTAATGAAATTAGAGGAGCAGAATGAGGAACTACGGGAATTGAATACCATGAAAGATGACTTCTTGTTCAAGACCTCCCATGCACTGCTTGCTCCTTTAAAAGGGATGATTGGGGTTGCAGATTCACTTATAGAGGGCAGAAGCGGCTATTTAGACGAAGTGATTAAAAAGAGCTTATCCATGATTGTGATCAGCGGGAAAAGGCTGACTAATCTCGTTGACGGAATATTGGACTTTACCAAGCTTAAGTATGAAATAACAACCCTGGATCGTAAGGCCATTTCGTTAAGAGAGATAGCCGAACTGGTTATCCTTTCTTGTCGTACTCAGCTTCAGGGTAAACCAGTAAAAATTGCGAATAGGATTGATCCCAATGTTCCGCTTGTAGATGCGGATGAAGGCCGTGTTCAGCAAATCATTTATTATCTAATCGAAACTGCTATTAAATCTACCAATTGGGGAAATATAGAGATTAGCTCGAAGGTAATCGAAGGATATGTTCAGATTGAAATTCGGGATACAGGAGTGGGGATAACGCCGGAGAGGTGTGAAATCATCGAGAGCTGTGTAGAAGCGGATACCCAATTCTTTGCTGATGGAGGAGGCGAGGAAGTAGGTCTGGTAATCGCCAAACACTTGGTTCAATCCCACGGCGGCGACTTTCATCTCATCTCAGACCTGGGAGCGGGAACCACCGTGATATTTACACTCCCCATCTTTTCGGAGCCTAACGGCTGTTCGGTTCACCTTCCTGAGGAAGGCATAGCTGCAGATACATATGATATGACGGACCCGGCTGCAGAACACAATCTGCCTAATGATGCTGGATATTCTCAGAAAACGTTTATTCTCATTGTTGATGATGAGCCAATTAATGCTCAAGCTTTGCTCAACTTTCTGTCATCTGAGCAATATCTGGTTATGTTCGCATTAAGCGGGAGTGAGGCCATTGAGCTGATCAATAAAGGATTTGAGCCTGATCTGATTATATCGGATATTATGATGCCGCAGATGTCAGGATTTGAACTCTCCCAACGATTGAGGCAGATGTATTCTCCTAGAGATCTGCCAATCATTATGTTGGCTTCCTCCAATCTTGAGCAAGACCTGGCAAAGGGCCTGGATGCCGGAGTAAACGATTATTTAGTCAAACCCGTGTCAAAGCAGGAGCTGTTGGCACGTATAAAAATGCATACCCAGTTAACCAAGAGCAACAAAAATATAGAACTTATGCTATCTGAAAGAATAAGTAGAATCAGAAACATGTTAGATCATGCGGGACAAGGATTCTTGCAATTTGAAGACGATCTTCAGGTTCAAGCGGACTACAGCCGGGAATGCCTGGCGATATTCGGTTTTTCTATTGAACAGTATGATTTCCCCAGATTAATTTGCCCGCATCATGCGGAGAATCAACAATTTGTTAGGGATCTTCTTAAGAAGCTTTTTCATTCACAACTTAAAAAAAATCAGTTAGATACCTATCTTACCCTATTGCCGGATACGTATGAAGTAGATGATCTGCTCTATAGAATTCAGTACCGGTTCTTTACTTGCAAACAGACAAATAAAAAGATTTGCCTAGTTACCATCAAGGACATCACCCAGCAACGATTGTTGGAGCAGCAGCTGGAAAAGGAACGGCAGCAATTGAGAATGATAGTACAGGTAAGAAGCAATCATAATCTCTTTTGTGATTATTTACAGCAATACCGTGAGTACTCCCTTTCTCTAAACTACCTGATTGAAGGCAGACACGAATTGTTGTTAGAGGAGGTGATGGGGATATATAAGACCATACATACGTTCAAAGGATATTTTAAATCATTTCATATGCATACAAGTTCATCCAATATTTACGAGATGGAGAAACGATTATATGAATTCACAAGGAGAGCACATAAGGAGCAAGGCGATTTAACAACAATAATAGATGAATTGAAATTATTTGATACATGGATTCAGAAGGATATGGAGCTGCTTGAAGAAATTTTTGGGGAAACCTTCTTGGAGCAGGCGCATGTGTCTGGGAATGAAACAACAAGCTTAAAAAGTATTTCAGAGGTAACAGATTTAAATTCAAAAGAATTGTTAACACTGGCAAGAGAAATTGGCAAGAACATAAATCCGTTAGTCGTTACAGGCGCGGATATTGAAATTAATGTGGACCTTCACCGCGGAATCTCACAAATCCTGACCCATCTGCTGCGAAACTGTATTGTGCATGGAATTGAGATTTCGGGTGAGCGGATAAGCAGGGGCAAGAGCCCTTACGGCACCATTCAATGTCATTTTTCACTACACCACGATAATGAAAGGCTTCACTGCATAATTATGGATGACGGACAAGGCATTCGAGAAGACTTAGTCAAAAATATTTTTGAAGAAGGTGTTACAACGAGCTTTGGGCTGAATTCTTATGCTGGTCATGGGCTCGGGTTATCAGTAGTCAAAGAATTGATTGAACGGCTAAATGGTTCTATTACAGTGATCACCGAACCGGGTGCAGGAACAGAAATGCTGATAGACCTTCCGTACCTTATTCATGATTATTCAAGGCGAAAGCTTAACGTATATTAA
- a CDS encoding thioesterase II family protein, with protein MKLFCFSYAGGSAMFYGNWKDYFQGVVSVIPMELPGRGSRFTEPLCRSIEEMVDDAFNKVRRQLDGSAYILFGHSMGTIVVTELINRLLLAGYYEPQHVFLSGRFPPHLGTKRPISEFPEEQFIDEIYRIGGTPRELIENKELFQMFIPILRADYRALETYSYRDRGFLWNSDITVLTGKEDATLTESDNKAWKNYTLGSCSFIEFPGGHFYLFEQAKSVTTLINETLLSRKYAERSMSY; from the coding sequence ATGAAGTTATTTTGCTTTTCTTATGCAGGCGGCTCGGCCATGTTTTACGGGAATTGGAAGGATTATTTTCAAGGCGTGGTATCCGTTATTCCAATGGAATTGCCAGGTAGAGGCAGCCGTTTTACAGAACCGTTATGCCGCAGTATTGAGGAAATGGTGGATGATGCCTTTAATAAGGTTCGGAGGCAGCTGGATGGCTCTGCGTACATATTATTTGGTCACAGTATGGGGACTATTGTCGTTACTGAGCTCATTAACAGGTTATTGCTTGCAGGATACTATGAACCTCAGCATGTATTTCTCTCCGGGAGATTTCCGCCACATTTGGGTACTAAACGTCCTATAAGTGAATTCCCTGAAGAGCAGTTCATCGACGAAATCTACCGGATAGGAGGAACTCCACGGGAGCTTATTGAGAACAAGGAGTTATTTCAGATGTTCATCCCGATTTTGCGGGCCGATTATAGAGCGTTAGAAACATATTCATATAGAGATAGGGGCTTTCTCTGGAACTCGGATATCACTGTATTAACTGGGAAGGAGGATGCAACACTTACCGAATCCGATAACAAAGCCTGGAAGAACTATACTCTTGGAAGCTGTAGCTTCATCGAATTCCCGGGAGGGCATTTCTATCTTTTTGAGCAAGCCAAGAGCGTTACAACATTAATTAATGAGACACTGCTGAGCAGAAAATATGCTGAAAGGAGTATGAGTTACTAA
- a CDS encoding acyl-CoA dehydrogenase family protein gives MRTITAHKKETAPLNYLTDEEKKFQNHVKHFAQTEVSPLIHQMDNDAKMDKGLTNSLFTEGLMNIEIPEAYGGSAHPFFYSILAIEEMAIVDPAVAVFIDVHNTLVVNAFIRWGTESQKERFLPRLANGTVGAFSITEEEAGSDAASLTCRAEKVDNGYILNGKKHWVTNAAEAELFIMFAKVPSSNPAQSSSSGHLTAFIIDKNVSEGITVCEPQLKMGIRASSTCDMIMDNVFVPDENVLGSRSKGLMILLETLSDGRIGISAQMLGLAQGAFDEAVKYSGERIQFGEYISTYQGVHFPLAQLATEIQAVRLMIYNAVRMKQAKCNFRELVLHSSMVKLYASQVAERAASQCLEIIGGKGYMKGNVLEKLYRDAKIGTIYEGTSNIQLSNIARHYVKIK, from the coding sequence ATGAGAACAATAACTGCGCATAAAAAAGAAACCGCACCACTGAATTATCTTACGGATGAGGAGAAGAAGTTTCAGAATCATGTAAAGCATTTTGCCCAGACAGAAGTTAGCCCGCTTATCCATCAAATGGATAATGATGCGAAGATGGATAAAGGACTTACAAACAGTCTGTTTACAGAAGGGCTGATGAATATAGAAATTCCTGAGGCGTATGGGGGATCAGCACATCCCTTTTTCTATTCGATCCTGGCGATTGAGGAAATGGCAATTGTTGATCCGGCAGTAGCCGTCTTTATCGATGTGCATAATACACTGGTAGTTAATGCATTTATACGCTGGGGAACCGAGTCGCAGAAAGAAAGGTTTTTGCCAAGATTGGCGAACGGCACTGTAGGTGCATTCTCCATTACGGAAGAAGAAGCGGGCAGTGATGCGGCCTCTTTGACCTGTCGGGCAGAGAAGGTAGACAACGGGTATATTTTGAACGGTAAAAAACACTGGGTAACCAATGCGGCTGAAGCCGAATTGTTCATCATGTTCGCGAAGGTTCCTTCCTCCAATCCAGCACAGTCATCCAGCAGCGGGCATTTAACCGCATTCATCATTGACAAGAACGTATCTGAAGGAATAACTGTTTGTGAGCCGCAATTAAAAATGGGAATCCGGGCAAGCTCCACCTGCGACATGATTATGGATAATGTGTTTGTACCCGATGAGAATGTTTTGGGTTCTCGAAGCAAAGGGCTAATGATCCTGCTTGAGACGTTGTCAGATGGAAGAATTGGTATAAGTGCTCAAATGTTAGGCCTTGCGCAAGGCGCTTTTGATGAAGCTGTGAAATATTCAGGAGAACGAATTCAATTTGGAGAATATATCTCCACTTATCAGGGGGTACACTTTCCTCTTGCTCAGCTGGCAACGGAAATTCAGGCAGTTCGATTAATGATCTACAATGCGGTGCGGATGAAACAAGCTAAATGTAACTTTAGAGAGCTTGTCCTTCATTCAAGCATGGTTAAGCTGTACGCTTCTCAGGTGGCGGAAAGAGCTGCCTCGCAATGCCTGGAGATTATTGGCGGGAAGGGATACATGAAAGGAAATGTATTAGAAAAGTTATATAGAGATGCTAAAATCGGAACGATTTATGAAGGCACATCGAATATACAGCTTAGTAATATAGCAAGGCATTATGTGAAAATTAAATAG